aaatattgcagtttcatttttagtccctccctgcctttaggcaacggttttagctggttttggcaacggttttcttgtaaaaaccgttgcttaaaggcagggagggactaaaaatgaaaattgaaatatttatagggatcaaaaacttatttaacccattcATTAACtaccaaaaatattttgtttactaAGTTACGCTGATACGACACCAGAGGATACGTAAAACGGCATGTATCTTATGAAGAGGTGCGTCAAATACGAATCACTAATTAATACACACCAATTAGGAAACTTAATGTAGTAACTTCTTTCTGCTCAAAAATATCCACGTGCTTTAATTAATCTTCCATGctaatttcattattttattttaatttaatatcccGATACACCGTATTGCTTACGTCATAAATTACCAACTATATATTTCTTTCTTTCACTTGATATATAAACGAAAGGGCTTCTTCATTCTTGGAGGCCACGGTTACTGCTTTCTTTTCTACTTGCATTTCTCATTCTTGTTCATAATTCAGAGATGGATTGGGTACGAGGAGAATCACTTGGTAGAGGAACCTTTGCAACCGTTCATTTAGTCTTACCCAAAGGAAGTTCAAATTCCACTCTTTTTCCTTCTCCGACAGCCGTCAAAACATCCGAGGTTTCAACCTCGTATACCCTCAAAAACGAGAGACATGTTCTTGATTGTCTAGGTTCTTGTCAACAAATCATTCGCTGTTTCGGAGATGATTATACCTTTGAGAATGGCCACGAGTATTACAATTTGTTTCTTGAATACGCTTCCGCTGGAACTCTTGCTGATCAAGTTAAATTCCACGGTGGCCGGATTCCAGAACTAAATATTCGCGGTTCCGTGAGGTCGGTCGTGGAGGGTCTTCACCATATTCATAGCAATGGATTCGTTCATTGTGATATAAAGCTTCAAAACATTCTTGTATTTCATGATGGTGGAATTAAAATCGCTGATTTTGGTCTTGCGAAAAAATCAGGGGAAGAGCAGAGTGAAAAACAGAGGTTCGAATGCAGGGGAACTCCACTGTATATGTCGCCGGAATCAGTGATCCACGGAGAGCATGAGCCGCCGGCAGATATTTGGGCACTTGGGTGTGCCATGGTGGAGATGATGACTGGAAAACCAGCATGGAATATAGAGAAGGATTCGAATATGTTTTCGTTGTTGCTTCAAATTGGTGCAGGAGAAGAATCTCCGATGATACCAGAAGATTTATCAAAAGAGGGAAAAGATTTTGTTGACAAGTGTTTTATTAAGGATCCAAGAAAAAGATGGACGGCTGAGATGCTTTTGGATCATCCTTTTATTGAAGAAGTGAAGAGTGTTAACGAACCATCACCAAGAAATCATTTTGATTTCAATGATTGGGTTTCAAGTGTAGGTGATGCAGCTCCAAGCTCCCCGGAATATGAAGAATCGTGTCAGTGGGATTTTGATAATTGTTCTTGTTCGCCAGCGGATCGGCTCCGGCAGCTTGGGACGGTTGAAGTGCCAGTGAGTTGGTCGGAATCAGACAGTTGGATTAGTGTTAGGTGAGAATGAGAATGTAAGATTTTTGGTAGAGGTGAAATAGAGTAATTAGATGAGTGGAAGATGGATCATAGTAATTAATCTGATTCTGATTGGATTTTAATTTGATTCTGATTCAGTTTTGATGATTCAAAATCGATTTTGATATATCATATTAATCTTACAACTTCTAGTTTGAGACTAAATCAAAAATCAATGACAGAATAACTACTCTATTGAAAAAATTCAGATGAGAAATGGATTTTTACCATCAATTATAAGAGTTTAAAACAAATCTTATATTTAAATTTGTTACTAGTTAGCATATTGATTTCTTTCTTTATACTTATGTCATGCAACTCATTTTTCAAACCAGAATCAAATGTCATTTGTTTCTTAAGCTACAAGGCATTATGTTGATTTATGAAAGTATTATGAGCTAGATTCTGCCTGTCATGTGTCTCTCTTATGAGGACGGAAATTACAACTTCTTCGGCCACTGCTAGGTAGATGTATAGCGTTTCTCCTAGTGATGGTTGGGTGAGTATTGGAGGGGTAGCAACAGGTAGTCATTTGAGTTATCGATTAGTTAGTCGATGTTTGGTAATGAATATGAATCTTTCGGACATGCGTGATTAAGGTCGGTGTAGTCAACGCACATCTTCTACTTTCCCGAGGCTTTCTTAACCAGGACCGCATTAGATAACCACTCGGTATACTTTGCTTCTGAAATAAACTTAGCATTTAATAGTCTCTTATTGTTTTCTCGGTAGCCTCTGCTTTTTTAGGAGATTGTTTCCTCTGTCTTTGAGATACGTACTTAGAATTGACATCTAGGTTCATTCGATGACAAGCCATTTATGGAACGATATCAGGCATTTCATGAAGGGAGATAACGAAGAGGTTGACATTCGCTTGGAGGCACTTGATTAGCACAAATCGTATTTCCGGGGAAAACCGAAACCTATCTTGACCGAACGAGCCAGACTATCTCCCAGTTACACATACTTGAATTCTCCGTCTGAGGTAGGTCTAACTACGCTCTCGTGTACATTGAGTTTGAGTCATTCATATTTCTTGGATGTCTAGGTCAAAATATTTTTGTAGATCCTTCTCCAGATCCTCTTTGCTTCTTGTAAATTTATGCCTAGAGTGGCTAACACTCCTTATTCATTATGATAGGTTATATTTAGATGGACCGTAGAGGTCATGCCACCTAACATAGCCAAAAATGACCTTCTTATAATGCCTTTAAGGGCGTTTTTTCATGGTATCACGAGGAATGAAAGAGTCATCATTTTCTTCCTCGCATATTCCCTTATTGA
The Vicia villosa cultivar HV-30 ecotype Madison, WI unplaced genomic scaffold, Vvil1.0 ctg.000148F_1_1, whole genome shotgun sequence genome window above contains:
- the LOC131624676 gene encoding mitogen-activated protein kinase kinase kinase 20-like; translated protein: MDWVRGESLGRGTFATVHLVLPKGSSNSTLFPSPTAVKTSEVSTSYTLKNERHVLDCLGSCQQIIRCFGDDYTFENGHEYYNLFLEYASAGTLADQVKFHGGRIPELNIRGSVRSVVEGLHHIHSNGFVHCDIKLQNILVFHDGGIKIADFGLAKKSGEEQSEKQRFECRGTPLYMSPESVIHGEHEPPADIWALGCAMVEMMTGKPAWNIEKDSNMFSLLLQIGAGEESPMIPEDLSKEGKDFVDKCFIKDPRKRWTAEMLLDHPFIEEVKSVNEPSPRNHFDFNDWVSSVGDAAPSSPEYEESCQWDFDNCSCSPADRLRQLGTVEVPVSWSESDSWISVR